Proteins encoded in a region of the Sterolibacterium denitrificans genome:
- a CDS encoding carboxymuconolactone decarboxylase family protein yields the protein MKNYPEHYKELNVWMDKLGLDMPDVMKGFGKLHEAALKPGALDSKTKELIALGIAITVRCDGCISYHVHDALQAGASKEEIAETVSVSILMGGGPSVVYGIEAMQALSQYQAQGI from the coding sequence ATGAAGAACTATCCCGAGCACTACAAAGAACTCAACGTCTGGATGGACAAGCTCGGGCTGGACATGCCGGATGTGATGAAAGGTTTCGGCAAGCTGCATGAAGCCGCGCTCAAGCCCGGCGCGCTGGACAGTAAAACCAAGGAACTGATCGCACTGGGCATCGCCATCACCGTGCGCTGCGACGGCTGCATTTCCTACCATGTGCACGACGCCCTGCAAGCCGGCGCCAGCAAGGAAGAAATCGCCGAAACCGTCTCCGTCTCCATCCTCATGGGCGGCGGCCCATCGGTGGTCTACGGCATCGAAGCCATGCAGGCACTCAGCCAGTATCAGGCGCAAGGTATCTAG
- a CDS encoding PhoH family protein, which produces MNAKKSAAGKAPANRPQNKLFVLDTNVLMHDPLSLFRFEEHDIYVPMMTLEELDANKKGMTEVARNTRQASRLLDEIISDYGETLDIREGIPLAAPSRQLASGRLFMQTEAIDNNIPHALPTGKADNQIISVALHLCEKFPGRPVILVSKDINMRIKARALGLAAQDYFNDKVLEDTDLLYTGTRELPADFWDKHGKGLESWKQETHTFYRIKGPLCKDLLINEHVWQEGDQPLYAWVREADLKSAVLETLVDYNHQKNAVWGITARNREQNFALNLLMNPDIDFVTLLGQAGTGKTLLTLAAGLTQVLDTKRYSEIIMTRVTVPVGEDIGFLPGTEEEKMTPWMGALDDNLDVLNRPPEEASGALTTASGDWGRAATMDLIRSRIKIKSLNFMRGRTFMNKFLIIDEAQNLTPKQMKTLITRAGPGTKVVCMGNIAQIDTPYLTEGSSGLTYVVDRFKGWPHAGHITLQRGERSRLADHAAEIL; this is translated from the coding sequence ATGAACGCAAAAAAATCCGCCGCCGGCAAAGCCCCTGCAAACCGTCCGCAGAACAAACTGTTCGTCCTCGATACCAACGTGCTGATGCACGATCCCCTGAGCCTTTTCCGCTTCGAGGAGCATGACATCTATGTTCCGATGATGACGCTCGAAGAGCTCGACGCCAACAAGAAGGGCATGACCGAAGTCGCGCGCAACACGCGTCAGGCCAGCCGTCTGCTCGATGAAATCATCAGCGACTACGGCGAAACGCTCGATATCCGGGAAGGTATCCCCCTTGCCGCGCCATCGCGCCAGCTTGCCAGCGGCCGTCTGTTCATGCAGACCGAGGCCATCGACAACAATATCCCGCACGCCCTGCCGACCGGCAAGGCCGACAACCAGATCATCTCGGTCGCGCTACACCTCTGCGAAAAATTTCCCGGGCGCCCCGTCATCCTGGTGTCGAAAGACATCAACATGCGCATCAAGGCACGCGCCCTCGGGCTGGCCGCGCAGGACTACTTCAACGACAAGGTGCTCGAAGACACCGACCTGCTCTACACCGGCACGCGCGAACTGCCCGCCGACTTCTGGGACAAGCACGGCAAGGGACTCGAATCCTGGAAGCAGGAAACCCACACCTTCTACCGCATCAAGGGCCCACTCTGCAAAGACCTGCTGATCAACGAACACGTCTGGCAGGAAGGCGACCAGCCGCTCTACGCCTGGGTGCGGGAAGCCGACCTGAAGAGCGCCGTGCTCGAAACCCTGGTTGACTACAACCATCAGAAGAACGCCGTCTGGGGCATCACCGCGCGCAATCGCGAACAGAACTTCGCGCTCAACCTGCTGATGAATCCCGATATCGACTTCGTCACCCTGCTCGGCCAGGCCGGCACCGGCAAAACGCTGCTGACGCTCGCTGCCGGCCTGACGCAGGTACTCGATACCAAGCGCTATTCCGAAATCATCATGACCCGCGTCACCGTCCCCGTCGGCGAAGACATCGGCTTCCTGCCCGGCACCGAGGAAGAAAAGATGACGCCGTGGATGGGCGCGCTCGACGACAACCTCGACGTCCTCAACCGCCCGCCCGAAGAAGCCAGCGGCGCCTTGACCACCGCCAGCGGCGACTGGGGCCGCGCCGCAACCATGGACCTGATCCGCAGCCGCATCAAGATCAAGTCGCTCAACTTCATGCGCGGCCGCACCTTCATGAACAAATTCCTCATCATCGACGAAGCGCAGAACCTCACGCCCAAGCAGATGAAAACGCTCATCACCCGCGCCGGCCCCGGCACCAAGGTGGTCTGCATGGGCAACATCGCGCAGATCGACACCCCCTATCTCACCGAAGGCAGTTCCGGCCTCACCTACGTCGTCGACCGTTTCAAGGGCTGGCCCCATGCCGGGCACATCACCCTGCAACGCGGCGAACGCTCGCGGCTGGCCGATCATGCGGCGGAAATACTTTGA
- a CDS encoding peroxiredoxin, with protein sequence MIDQPVADFTLDATGGQPFQLSAARGAPLVIYFYPKDSTPGCTNEAGQFRDLHAAFARLGCTIVGISRDGIKSHENFKAKLGLPFELLSDGEEVACNLFGVIKQKKLYGKLVRGIERSTFLLDRHGVLRREWRGIKVDGHAAEVLEAVAGL encoded by the coding sequence ATGATCGACCAGCCCGTTGCCGATTTCACCCTGGACGCCACTGGCGGCCAACCCTTTCAACTCTCCGCCGCTCGCGGCGCTCCGCTGGTCATTTACTTCTACCCCAAGGACAGCACGCCCGGCTGCACCAACGAAGCCGGGCAGTTCCGCGATCTGCATGCGGCGTTTGCCCGCCTCGGCTGCACGATCGTCGGCATCTCGCGCGACGGCATCAAATCCCACGAAAACTTCAAGGCCAAACTCGGCCTGCCATTCGAGCTGCTGAGCGACGGGGAAGAAGTCGCCTGCAACCTCTTCGGCGTCATCAAGCAGAAGAAGCTCTACGGCAAGCTGGTGCGCGGCATCGAGCGCAGCACCTTCCTGCTCGACCGCCATGGCGTGCTGCGCCGTGAATGGCGCGGCATCAAGGTGGACGGCCACGCCGCCGAAGTCCTCGAGGCCGTCGCCGGCCTGTAG
- a CDS encoding polysaccharide deacetylase family protein: protein MKLALKIDVNTWRGTLQGVPRLIEVLQRHEAEASFFLALGPDHSGRALKHAFRPGHTALLSHYGIKTLLYGTLLPGPDIGRSCAEILRSVRDAGFEVGIQCWDRVRWQDGIEHADSRWTEREMQQACKRFEEIFDSPAKAHAAAGWQMNAQALRLTQRLGFDYACDTRGTHPYMPVYRGEVIHCPQLPTTLPTIDELIGPGGLGLNVDNVHEHLLDLTQETLPSGHVFTLRAELEGMKLLPVFEKLLTGWREQGYTLTSTRAIFASLDAAMLPRHEVVRGMLAPASEGHRKRRKTLMLQGEPFLDTWNLAAA from the coding sequence TTGAAACTTGCCCTGAAAATTGACGTAAACACCTGGCGCGGCACGCTGCAAGGCGTCCCTCGCCTGATCGAAGTCCTGCAGCGCCACGAAGCCGAGGCCAGCTTCTTCCTTGCCCTCGGCCCCGATCACAGTGGGCGCGCATTGAAGCACGCTTTTCGTCCTGGCCACACTGCGCTCCTCTCGCATTACGGCATCAAGACGCTGCTCTACGGCACGCTGCTGCCCGGCCCCGACATCGGCCGCAGTTGCGCGGAAATCCTGCGCAGTGTGCGTGATGCCGGTTTCGAAGTCGGCATCCAATGCTGGGATCGCGTTCGCTGGCAGGATGGCATCGAACACGCCGACAGCCGCTGGACCGAACGCGAAATGCAGCAGGCCTGCAAGCGCTTCGAGGAAATCTTCGACAGCCCGGCCAAGGCCCACGCTGCCGCCGGCTGGCAGATGAACGCCCAGGCCTTGCGCCTGACGCAGCGCCTGGGCTTCGACTACGCCTGCGACACGCGCGGCACGCATCCCTACATGCCGGTCTATCGCGGCGAAGTGATTCACTGCCCGCAACTGCCGACGACCCTGCCGACCATCGACGAGCTGATCGGTCCTGGCGGCCTCGGCCTGAATGTCGACAACGTCCACGAGCATCTGCTCGATCTCACCCAGGAGACGCTGCCGTCCGGCCACGTCTTCACGCTGCGCGCCGAACTGGAGGGCATGAAGCTGCTGCCGGTCTTCGAAAAACTGCTCACTGGCTGGCGTGAGCAGGGCTATACATTGACTTCGACTCGCGCTATCTTTGCCTCGCTGGATGCAGCCATGCTGCCGCGTCATGAAGTCGTGCGCGGCATGCTGGCTCCAGCATCGGAAGGTCACAGGAAACGCAGGAAAACGCTGATGTTGCAAGGCGAACCCTTTCTCGATACCTGGAATCTCGCCGCCGCATGA
- a CDS encoding SMR family transporter, translating into MSSVSFLLIIGGVLLNACGQLLLKAGTNAVGHFDFHLDNLLPVGLKLAFQPYIMSGVACYVVSLVVWIMALSRVPVSIAYPMLSIGYVINAFVAWQWFGEPLSAQKLLGIGFIVIGVYVVARS; encoded by the coding sequence ATGAGCTCCGTCAGCTTCCTTCTGATCATCGGCGGTGTCCTGCTGAACGCCTGCGGCCAACTGCTGCTGAAGGCCGGCACCAATGCCGTCGGCCATTTCGATTTTCATCTCGACAATCTACTGCCGGTAGGCCTCAAGCTCGCCTTCCAGCCGTACATCATGAGCGGCGTGGCCTGCTACGTCGTCAGCCTGGTGGTCTGGATCATGGCGCTGTCGCGCGTGCCGGTGAGCATCGCCTATCCGATGCTGTCCATCGGCTACGTCATCAATGCCTTCGTCGCCTGGCAATGGTTCGGCGAGCCGCTGTCGGCACAGAAACTGCTGGGGATCGGCTTCATCGTGATCGGCGTTTATGTGGTGGCGCGTTCATGA
- a CDS encoding Mth938-like domain-containing protein, with translation MKLHRDLNIGQNVVTAYGTDHIDINGQRHETSLLLLPRQILQPWADAGFAALGAEDFRPVIELGCEILLLGTGRQQRFPPPALLRELMAARIGVEVMDTGAACRTFNILAAEGRNAAAALLLE, from the coding sequence ATGAAACTCCATCGCGATCTGAATATCGGCCAGAACGTCGTTACCGCCTACGGCACGGACCATATCGACATCAACGGCCAGCGCCATGAAACCAGCCTGTTGCTGCTGCCGCGGCAGATTCTCCAGCCATGGGCGGACGCCGGCTTTGCCGCGTTGGGCGCCGAGGATTTCCGCCCGGTCATCGAACTGGGCTGCGAAATCCTGCTCCTGGGCACCGGCCGCCAGCAGCGTTTCCCGCCACCCGCATTGCTGCGCGAACTGATGGCAGCGCGCATCGGCGTTGAAGTCATGGATACCGGCGCTGCCTGCCGTACTTTCAACATCCTCGCCGCCGAAGGCCGCAACGCGGCCGCCGCGCTGCTGCTCGAATGA
- a CDS encoding pyridoxal phosphate-dependent aminotransferase: protein MQPVMKSAKLANVCYDIRGPVLARARQMEEEGHRIIKLNIGNPAPFGFVAPEEIIQDVILNLPEASGYSDSKGLFAARKAIMHYTQEKNIPGVQVEDIYIGNGVSELIVMAMNALLDAGDEVLVPAPDYPLWTAAVSLSGGTATHYMCDEGAGWQPDLDDIRSKINSRTRAIVIINPNNPTGALYPAELLKEIVEIARQHQLIIYADEIYDKVLYDGATHTSIASLAGDVLCITFNGLSKNYRAAGFRAGWLVVSGEKRHAQDYIEGLNMLASMRLCANVPAQFGIQTALGGYQSINDLVAPGGRLCRQRDLAWRMLNDMPGVSCVKPQAAMYLFPRLDPQMYPIDDDQRFILELLEQERVLLVQGSGFNWPTPDHFRVVFLPNVDDLTEALGRVARFLDGYRKRHGT, encoded by the coding sequence ATGCAACCCGTGATGAAGTCTGCCAAGCTGGCCAATGTCTGCTACGACATCCGTGGGCCGGTGCTGGCGCGCGCCAGGCAGATGGAGGAGGAGGGGCATCGCATCATCAAGCTGAACATCGGCAACCCGGCGCCTTTCGGCTTCGTCGCGCCGGAAGAAATCATCCAGGACGTCATCCTCAACCTGCCCGAGGCTTCCGGCTACAGCGATTCCAAGGGCCTGTTCGCCGCGCGCAAGGCGATCATGCACTATACGCAGGAAAAAAACATTCCCGGCGTGCAGGTCGAGGACATCTACATCGGCAATGGCGTTTCCGAGCTCATCGTGATGGCGATGAACGCGCTGCTCGATGCCGGCGACGAAGTGCTGGTGCCGGCGCCGGATTACCCCTTGTGGACTGCGGCGGTGAGCCTGTCGGGCGGCACGGCGACCCATTACATGTGCGACGAGGGAGCCGGCTGGCAGCCCGATCTGGATGACATCCGCAGCAAGATCAACAGCCGCACGCGCGCCATCGTCATCATCAATCCGAACAATCCGACGGGCGCGCTGTATCCGGCCGAGCTGCTGAAGGAGATCGTCGAGATCGCCCGCCAGCATCAGTTGATCATCTATGCCGACGAGATTTACGACAAGGTGCTCTACGACGGCGCGACGCATACCTCGATCGCCTCGCTGGCCGGCGACGTGCTGTGCATCACCTTCAACGGCCTGTCGAAGAATTACCGCGCGGCCGGTTTCCGCGCTGGCTGGCTGGTGGTTTCCGGCGAGAAGCGTCATGCCCAGGACTACATCGAAGGCCTCAACATGCTGGCCTCGATGCGTCTATGCGCCAACGTGCCGGCGCAGTTCGGCATCCAGACCGCGCTCGGCGGCTATCAGAGCATCAACGACCTGGTGGCCCCCGGTGGCCGCCTGTGTCGTCAGCGCGACCTGGCCTGGCGCATGCTCAACGACATGCCCGGCGTAAGCTGCGTCAAACCGCAGGCGGCGATGTATTTGTTCCCGCGCCTCGATCCGCAGATGTATCCCATCGACGACGACCAGCGCTTCATCCTCGAACTGCTCGAGCAGGAGCGTGTGCTGCTGGTGCAGGGCAGTGGCTTCAACTGGCCGACGCCCGATCATTTTCGCGTCGTCTTTCTGCCGAACGTCGATGACCTGACCGAAGCGCTCGGCCGCGTCGCGCGCTTTCTCGACGGCTACCGCAAACGTCACGGAACCTGA
- a CDS encoding homoserine dehydrogenase: MKPINVGLLGIGTVGGGTYTVLTRNEAEITRRAGRPIRISVVADKNLELARQATQGAARLVDDAFSVVGDPEVDIVVELIGGVGVARDLVLKAIEHGKHVVTANKALLAKHGNEIFAAASAKGVMIGFEAAVAGGVPIIKALREGLTANRIQWIAGIINGTTNFILSEMRDKGLPFAEVLKEAQRLGYAEADPTFDVEGVDAAHKLTIMAAIAFGIPMQFDRAHIEGISQLEAEDIKYAEQLGYRIKLLGITKRKENGIELRVHPTLIPERRLIANVEGAMNAVLVQGDAVGATLYYGKGAGAEPTASAVIADLVDVARMQTADPEHRVPHLAFQPDALQDTPILPLAEVETSYYLRLRVDDQPGVLADITRILADQNISIDAMIQREPGENEPQTDIIMLTHLTREKQIEAAIVRIEALPVVKRKVIRLRLEELDK, from the coding sequence ATGAAACCCATCAACGTAGGACTCCTGGGTATCGGTACCGTCGGTGGCGGTACCTACACTGTCTTGACCCGCAACGAGGCGGAAATCACCCGCCGTGCCGGGCGGCCGATTCGCATCAGCGTCGTGGCCGACAAGAATCTCGAGCTGGCCCGGCAGGCGACCCAGGGCGCGGCACGATTGGTCGATGACGCCTTCAGCGTGGTCGGCGATCCGGAGGTCGATATCGTCGTCGAACTGATCGGCGGCGTCGGCGTGGCCAGGGATCTGGTACTCAAGGCCATCGAGCACGGCAAGCACGTCGTCACCGCCAACAAGGCGCTGCTGGCCAAGCATGGCAACGAAATCTTTGCCGCTGCGAGCGCCAAGGGCGTGATGATCGGTTTCGAGGCGGCGGTGGCCGGCGGGGTGCCGATCATCAAGGCGCTGCGCGAGGGCTTGACGGCCAATCGCATCCAGTGGATTGCCGGCATCATCAATGGCACGACCAATTTCATCCTCTCCGAGATGCGCGACAAGGGTCTGCCGTTCGCCGAGGTGCTGAAGGAAGCGCAGCGCCTGGGCTATGCCGAAGCCGATCCGACCTTCGACGTCGAGGGCGTCGATGCCGCGCACAAGCTGACCATCATGGCGGCGATCGCCTTCGGCATCCCGATGCAGTTCGACCGCGCGCACATCGAGGGCATCAGCCAGCTCGAAGCGGAAGACATCAAATACGCCGAGCAGCTCGGCTATCGCATCAAGCTGCTGGGCATCACCAAGCGCAAGGAAAACGGCATCGAGCTGCGCGTGCATCCGACGCTGATTCCCGAACGCCGCCTGATCGCCAATGTCGAAGGCGCGATGAACGCCGTGCTGGTGCAGGGCGATGCGGTCGGCGCCACTTTGTATTACGGCAAGGGCGCGGGTGCCGAACCGACGGCCTCGGCAGTGATTGCCGATCTCGTCGATGTGGCGCGCATGCAGACGGCCGATCCCGAGCATCGCGTGCCGCACCTGGCCTTCCAGCCGGATGCCTTGCAGGACACGCCGATCCTGCCGCTGGCCGAAGTGGAAACCAGCTACTACCTGCGCCTGCGCGTCGATGACCAGCCCGGCGTGCTGGCCGACATCACACGCATCCTGGCCGATCAGAATATTTCCATCGATGCCATGATCCAGCGCGAGCCGGGCGAAAACGAGCCGCAGACCGACATCATCATGCTCACCCACCTGACCCGCGAGAAGCAGATCGAAGCAGCCATCGTCCGCATCGAGGCGCTGCCGGTGGTCAAGCGCAAGGTGATCCGCCTGCGCCTGGAAGAGCTCGACAAGTAA
- the thrC gene encoding threonine synthase — protein sequence MRYFSTRGNSPSRTFTEILLAGLAPDGGLYLPERYPRVRPEELAAWRNLPYHELAFQVLSKFIDDIPAHDLEILLARTYTPAVYRNTRPGEDPQEARQITPLRTLEPGLHILELSNGPTLAFKDMAMQLLGNLFEYALGKTGAELNILGATSGDTGSSAEYAMRGKRGIRVFMLSPHGKMSRFQTAQMFSLQDPNIYNIAVKGVFDDCQDMVKAVSNDHAFKEQYKIGTVNSINWARVAAQIVYYFKGYFAATASNDEQVSFSVPSGNFGNICAGHIARMMGLPIRQLILATNENDVLDEFFRSGAYRPRGTAQTFHTSSPSMDISKASNFERFVFDLVGRDAAMVRELWDKVDAGGAFDLAGTAHFARLREFGFVSGRSTHADRLATIRTVHEKYGVTIDTHTADGIKVGLERREPGVPLVCLETAQPCKFADTIREALGREPERPSAMQGIEDLPQRFEVMEANVQSIKHYIAQHAEHREHTA from the coding sequence ATGCGCTATTTCAGCACGCGCGGCAATTCACCCAGCCGAACCTTCACTGAAATTCTCCTCGCCGGCCTGGCGCCGGATGGCGGCCTGTATCTGCCGGAGCGCTATCCGCGCGTGAGGCCGGAGGAACTCGCGGCCTGGCGCAATCTGCCGTATCACGAACTGGCGTTCCAGGTGTTGAGCAAGTTCATCGACGACATTCCCGCGCATGACCTCGAAATACTGCTCGCCCGCACCTATACGCCGGCCGTGTATCGCAACACCCGGCCGGGCGAAGACCCGCAGGAAGCGCGGCAGATCACGCCGCTGCGCACGCTCGAACCCGGCCTGCACATCCTCGAGCTTTCCAATGGTCCGACGCTGGCCTTCAAGGACATGGCCATGCAGCTGCTCGGCAACCTGTTCGAGTACGCGCTGGGCAAGACCGGCGCCGAGCTCAACATCCTCGGCGCGACCTCGGGCGACACCGGCTCCTCGGCCGAATACGCGATGCGCGGCAAGCGCGGCATCCGCGTCTTCATGCTTTCGCCGCACGGCAAGATGAGCCGCTTCCAGACGGCACAGATGTTCTCGTTGCAGGATCCGAACATCTACAACATCGCCGTCAAGGGCGTCTTCGACGACTGCCAGGACATGGTCAAGGCGGTCAGCAACGATCACGCCTTCAAGGAGCAGTACAAGATCGGCACGGTCAACTCGATCAACTGGGCGCGCGTCGCCGCGCAGATCGTGTATTACTTCAAGGGCTATTTTGCGGCAACGGCGTCGAACGACGAGCAGGTCAGCTTCAGCGTGCCGTCGGGCAACTTCGGCAACATCTGCGCCGGCCACATCGCGCGCATGATGGGTCTGCCGATCCGCCAGTTGATTCTCGCCACCAACGAAAACGACGTCCTCGACGAGTTCTTCAGGAGCGGCGCCTACCGGCCGCGCGGCACGGCGCAGACTTTCCACACCAGCAGCCCGTCGATGGACATTTCCAAGGCTTCCAACTTCGAGCGCTTCGTTTTCGATCTGGTGGGCCGCGATGCCGCCATGGTGCGCGAGCTGTGGGACAAGGTGGACGCGGGGGGGGCTTTCGATCTGGCGGGCACGGCGCATTTCGCGCGCCTCCGGGAATTCGGCTTCGTCTCCGGGCGCAGCACGCACGCCGACCGCCTGGCCACCATTCGCACGGTGCATGAGAAGTACGGCGTCACGATCGACACCCATACCGCCGACGGCATCAAGGTGGGGCTGGAACGGCGCGAACCCGGCGTGCCGCTGGTGTGTCTGGAAACGGCCCAGCCCTGCAAGTTTGCCGACACCATCCGGGAAGCCCTGGGCCGCGAACCGGAACGTCCGTCCGCCATGCAGGGCATCGAGGATTTGCCGCAGCGCTTCGAGGTCATGGAGGCAAATGTCCAGTCGATCAAGCACTACATCGCGCAGCATGCGGAGCACCGGGAACACACGGCCTGA
- the mgtA gene encoding magnesium-translocating P-type ATPase — MDFLRLKESFVHAVLGRPMLRHFRRLSILDLRGDADVDKTVSASMARHLAEAAMAEPAVLLERLHTHPDGLSEAAADALRAVVGTNEVEHEKPRPWWQHLWHCYVDPFNLLLTVLATISFFTEDIKATVVISIMVTLSTSIRFFQEAKSNKAADKLKAMVRNTATVLRCDVAGAASLHAGVSRSLELPIKQLVPGDIVVLSAGDMIPADLRVLHAKDLFVSQAAMTGESLPVEKFVDQRKCDAINPLDFDNICFMGTNVVSGSATAVVVTTGERTYFGDLAQRITAADRRPTAFQADVNRVSWLLIRFMLVMSPVVFFINGFTKGDWLEAFLFAMAVAVGLTPEMLPMIVTSTLAKGALILSRQKIIIKRLDAVQNFGAMDILCTDKTGTLTQDRIFLERHTDVHGAENAEVLEYAYLNSYYQTGLKNLLDVAVLDYQHVHHALKPAENYRKVDEVPFDFQRRRMTVVVAEHEHEDLRLDHHLLICKGAIEEIVSVCTHFRHGELIEPLTPAAHARIIQVTSDLNDDGLRVVGVAIKEMPPDKEVYGVADECGLTLVGYIAFLDPPKESAAPALKALKEHGVAVKVLTGDNPLVAAKICREVGLPVAGMLLGADVEAMHDAALLEAAEKTTVFAKLSPSHKERVVRVLHEAGHVVGFMGDGINDAPALRAADIGISVDSAVDIAKEAADIILLEKSLMVLEAGVLEGRKTFANMLKYIKMTASSNFGNVFSVLIASAFLPFLPMLPMQLLVQNLLYDISQIGIPFDHVDEESIKSPQRWNPGSLGYFMIHFGPVSSIFDIATFLLLWHVFGANGATPESQTLFQSGWFIEGLLSQTLIVHMIRTRRLPFLQSRASWQLMLMSVAVMLVGLGIVMGPFADHFKLTALPLTYFPWLLAILLAYMLLVQVMKGYFARRYGWQ, encoded by the coding sequence ATGGATTTCCTGCGCCTGAAAGAAAGTTTCGTCCATGCCGTGCTGGGACGGCCGATGCTGCGCCACTTCCGGCGTCTGTCGATCCTCGACCTGCGGGGCGATGCCGATGTGGATAAAACCGTATCGGCCAGCATGGCGCGGCATCTGGCGGAAGCGGCGATGGCCGAGCCGGCGGTCTTGCTGGAACGGCTGCATACGCATCCCGATGGTCTGAGCGAAGCGGCGGCCGATGCGCTGCGCGCGGTGGTCGGCACCAATGAAGTCGAGCACGAGAAGCCGCGGCCCTGGTGGCAGCATCTGTGGCACTGCTATGTCGATCCATTCAACCTGCTGCTGACGGTATTGGCGACGATTTCTTTCTTTACCGAGGACATCAAGGCCACGGTCGTCATTTCGATCATGGTGACGCTGTCGACGTCGATCCGCTTCTTTCAGGAAGCCAAGTCCAACAAGGCGGCCGACAAACTCAAGGCCATGGTCAGGAATACGGCAACGGTGTTGCGCTGCGACGTTGCCGGCGCCGCCAGCCTGCATGCGGGTGTTTCGCGCAGTCTGGAGTTGCCGATCAAGCAACTGGTGCCCGGCGATATCGTGGTGCTTTCTGCCGGCGACATGATTCCCGCGGATTTGCGCGTACTTCACGCGAAGGATTTGTTCGTCAGCCAGGCGGCAATGACGGGGGAGTCGCTGCCGGTCGAGAAATTCGTTGATCAGCGCAAGTGCGATGCAATCAACCCGCTCGATTTCGACAACATCTGCTTCATGGGCACCAATGTCGTCAGCGGCTCGGCGACGGCCGTGGTGGTGACGACAGGCGAGCGCACCTATTTCGGCGATCTGGCGCAGCGCATCACGGCAGCCGACCGGCGACCCACGGCCTTTCAGGCCGACGTGAACAGGGTGAGCTGGCTGCTGATTCGCTTCATGCTGGTCATGTCGCCCGTCGTTTTCTTCATCAACGGCTTCACCAAGGGCGACTGGCTGGAGGCGTTTCTTTTCGCCATGGCAGTCGCCGTCGGCCTGACGCCGGAAATGCTGCCGATGATCGTCACTTCGACGCTCGCCAAGGGCGCGCTGATCCTCTCGCGACAAAAAATCATCATCAAGCGGCTCGATGCAGTCCAGAATTTCGGCGCCATGGACATCCTGTGCACCGACAAGACCGGCACGCTGACGCAGGACAGAATATTTCTCGAGCGGCATACGGATGTGCATGGCGCGGAAAATGCCGAAGTGCTCGAATACGCCTACCTCAACAGCTACTACCAGACGGGACTGAAGAATTTGCTGGATGTCGCCGTGCTCGACTACCAGCACGTGCACCATGCGCTGAAACCGGCCGAGAACTATCGCAAGGTCGATGAGGTGCCCTTCGACTTCCAACGCCGCCGGATGACCGTGGTGGTGGCCGAGCACGAGCACGAGGATCTTCGCCTGGATCATCATCTGCTGATCTGCAAGGGCGCCATCGAAGAAATCGTTTCGGTGTGCACTCATTTTCGTCATGGCGAGCTGATCGAGCCGCTGACGCCCGCAGCCCATGCGCGCATTATTCAGGTGACCAGCGACCTGAACGATGACGGTTTGCGCGTGGTCGGCGTGGCCATCAAGGAGATGCCGCCGGACAAGGAGGTCTATGGCGTGGCCGATGAATGCGGGCTGACGCTGGTGGGCTATATCGCCTTTCTCGATCCGCCCAAGGAGTCCGCCGCGCCTGCGCTCAAGGCGCTCAAGGAACATGGCGTCGCGGTCAAGGTGCTGACCGGCGACAATCCGCTGGTGGCCGCCAAGATCTGCCGCGAGGTGGGGTTGCCGGTGGCGGGCATGCTGCTCGGTGCCGATGTCGAGGCCATGCATGATGCGGCGCTGCTTGAGGCGGCGGAAAAAACCACCGTCTTCGCCAAGCTTTCGCCCTCCCACAAGGAGCGCGTGGTGCGCGTACTGCACGAGGCGGGCCACGTCGTCGGCTTCATGGGCGACGGCATCAACGATGCGCCCGCGCTGCGTGCCGCCGACATCGGTATTTCGGTGGACAGCGCCGTCGATATCGCCAAGGAGGCCGCCGACATCATCCTGCTGGAAAAGAGCCTGATGGTGCTGGAAGCGGGTGTGCTCGAAGGGCGCAAGACCTTCGCCAACATGCTCAAGTACATCAAGATGACGGCCAGTTCCAACTTCGGCAACGTCTTTTCCGTGTTGATCGCCAGCGCCTTCCTGCCCTTCCTGCCGATGCTGCCGATGCAACTGCTGGTGCAGAACCTGCTCTACGACATTTCGCAGATCGGCATTCCCTTCGACCATGTCGACGAGGAATCCATCAAGTCACCGCAGCGCTGGAATCCGGGCAGCCTGGGCTACTTCATGATCCACTTCGGGCCGGTCAGCTCGATATTCGACATTGCGACCTTCCTGTTGCTGTGGCACGTCTTCGGTGCCAACGGCGCAACGCCCGAATCGCAAACGCTGTTTCAATCGGGCTGGTTCATCGAAGGCTTGCTGTCGCAAACGCTGATCGTGCATATGATCCGGACGCGCAGGCTGCCTTTTCTGCAGAGCCGGGCATCCTGGCAACTGATGCTCATGAGCGTTGCCGTGATGCTCGTGGGGCTGGGTATCGTCATGGGGCCCTTCGCCGATCATTTCAAGCTCACGGCCTTGCCGTTGACGTATTTCCCCTGGCTGCTGGCGATCCTGCTTGCCTACATGCTGCTGGTGCAGGTGATGAAAGGATACTTTGCGCGGCGTTACGGTTGGCAGTGA